The Geothrix oryzae DNA window GCAGGTAGAACACCGGGCCCCAGGTGGCGGAACCCGGATCCACAACCTCGCGGATCAGCGCGGCGGCATTCACCAGCTGCTCGGGGGTGCGGTCCGCGTTGTTCTTGGAATACCGGCCGGACTTGTTGTTCACGGTGAAGGTGTTCGTGCCCTTGTCGTAGAGGATCTCGCCGCTGATGCGGCCCATGCCGCCCGCCAGGGCCGAGACATGCCCGTAGTTCTCCGTGGTGCCGGGCTTGCGCTTGGACTTGTCCTCGGGTCGGTAGAACCCCTTTTCGTAGGTGCGACCTAGGGGATGGGCGGCTTCCTGGATGATGCCCACGCGGCCTTCCGCATCAATCACCCAGTTGTACGGCGCGTGCTTGGGATTCAGGATGCCGGGGTGATCCTTCGTGGCCACCTGGAGGTAGGGGTTCAGCAGGACCTTTCCGCCCTTGTCGGCCTCGTAGTGCTTGATGTAGGCGGGCTGCTGGAGGGTGCCGTACTGCTTGTCCAGAAGGTCGGGATCCTGGCCGCCGAAGGCGGGGAGGAAGGTGCAGACCAGGGCTGTCCGCAGCAGGGATGGGGTGAGCGACATTCGCATCGCGGGGGTTCTCCTTCGAAAGGGGTGAATGGGGGCCCTTGGCTACTGACCGATGGGCCGCTTCATGAAGACGCGCACCTTGGATCCGCCCCACTTGCCGTCATCGGCGAGCGCCAGGCCGGCCAGGTCGCCGCGCAGGACCTTGCTCAGGAACCGTTCGCCCTGGAGGTGGGTCTCAGGGCTCTCGTAGAGCGTCAAGTCTTCGTATCCGTAGGAAAAGTCGTAGAGGAAGATCGGGCCGTCTTCCTTCATCGCCCAGCCTTCCATGGAGACGCCGCAGGGCTCGGTGCCCGGCAGCACCACATAGCCCGGGCGGACTCGGTAGGAGTAGGCCTTGCTCGAAACCAGGCGCGTCTGCGCCGGCAGGCCGAGCTTCAGCAGCTCGGGCATGTACTTCCCGAAGTCGCCCAGGGTGAGGCTCCCGAGGTCGTCCAGTGGCACCGAGAAACTGGCGCCCTTCTCGATGTAGCCCACGAGCTGGCCCTTGGGGCCGGGCCCGACATTGTCCTGGCACTCCTGCTCGCCCTTGACGCCCACCACTTCCAGGGGCGCGGCCAAGGTCTTGGCCAGTTCCTCGTGGATGGCCTTCACGGTCACCTTGCCGTTCGCGTCGGCGATGCCGGCCTTGTATTTGGTGGTGATGCGGATGAGGTAGCCCCGCTTCCAGAGGGCCTGGTCCGCCGTGTCCAGATACTCTTTGGTGGTCATCTCGACCTTGAGCGGAGCCTTCTCCTTCTCGGTGACCGTGAAGCCCTCCTTGGCGGCGGCGGCCTTCACCTGGGTCCAGACGGCCTTGAAGGCCTCCGCGGGTGTGCCCTTGGCCTTGGCGGGATCCACGAGGAATTTGTATTCCCGGCCGCTCACTTCCTCGAGCTTGGGGGCGGGGTTGGCGGCGATCTTCTGCTTGAAGAGCGGCGCGGGGTCGTCCCCGGCCGTGACCAGGGCGCCGGTCGCGGCCACCAGGGCCAGAAGCAGGTTCCTGAATGGCTTGATCATGGCGCGTGCCTCCCTATGGCTGGGTCGCCCCGGGGCCAGCCCAGGGCGCATTCCGGATGGATTGAGCACCATCCGCCCCCGGACGGGCCGAGGATCAGACAAGGTCGAGCAAGGGTCGAGCCATTCCCGACCTTGTGGTTAATTTATAGCAATTCACCCAATTACGCAGGCCGGCGTGGGCGGCCTGCGGTGCACCTGAGCGGAATCCCGCACCCTCAGTGCGGGGTTCCGCTCAGTCCTTCCCGGTGGCGATGCCCAGGGCCTTGAGGCGGTCGTAGAGGGTCCGGCGGGCCAGCCCGAGGATCTGGGCCGCGTCCGTGACATTCCCGCCGCTGCGCTGCAGCACCTTCTCGATGTGGAGGCGTTCCATCTCCTTGAGCGTCACCAGACCTGCCTCCGTGGCGACATGGCTCGGACGCCGCCCGCCCAGGCCCAGGTCGGCCGCTTCCAGGCATTCCCCCTTCTGGAGGATCATGGCCCGCTCCAGCACATTGGCGAGCTCGCGGATGTTGCCGGGCCAGGCGTATTCCTTCAGGGCCTCCAAGGCTCGGGCGCTGAACTGGACCTCGGGGCGACCCATGCGGCTGCAGACGCTCCTGAGGATGGTCATGGCGAGGACGGGGATGTCCTCGGCGCGTTCCCGCAGGGGCGGAATCCGGAGGGTGAGGGTGCTCACACGGTAGTAGAGGTCGTCCCGGAATTTCTTCGCCCGGACCATCTCCTCCAGATCGAGGTTGGTGCTGGCGATGAGGCGGATGTCCACCTGGCGGTCCCGCACATCCCCCAGGCGCCGGAAGGTCTTCTCCTCCAGGGCCTTCAGCAGCTTCGGCTGGATGGCGGGATCCATGTCGCCGATCTCATCCAGGAACACGATGCCCCGGTGGCCCACCTCCAGCAGACCCGGCTTGGCGGCGACGGCACCCGTGAAGGCGCCGCGCTCATGGCCGAACAGTTCGGATTCCAGGAGCTCCCGCGTCAGTCCGGCGCAGTTGAGGTTCACGAAGGTTTCTTCCCGCCTTGGCCCCTGGGCGTGGATCCAGCGGGCGAGCACGCCCTTGCCGGAACCGGTCTCGCCGAGGATCAGGACCGGGCTGTCCCACTCGATCATCAGCCGCGCCTGCTCCTCCAGGCGCCGGATGGAGGCGCTCACGCCCTGGAAGGGGTTCATGGGGCCGGGCTGCTCGCGGCTGGCCACCTCCTGGCGCTTGCGCAGGCGCTGCTGCTGCAGGAGGCGCTTCACGAGCACCAGGAGGGTCTTGGATTCCACGGGCTTGGTGAGGAACTGCTCGGCCCCCTCCTTGATGGCGCGGACCGCCAGGTCAATGGAGCCATGGGCCGTGAGGATGATGAAGGGGGTGTCCTCGCTCAGCCGCTTGAACTGCGGCAGCAGGTCGAGGGAGGTCCCGTCCGGCAGGCTGTAGTCCGCCACCACCACGTCGTAGCCGCCGCCGCGGAAGAGCTCGGTGGCCTTCTGGCAGGTGTCCGATTCATCCACGTCCATCTCGTTGGCGCGCAGAAAGGCGGTCATGCCGTGGCGCACCGCGGGGTCGTCCTCGATGATCAGGATCTTCGGCTTAGCCACGGGGCTCTCCAATCAGTTCCATGCGGCGGCGGGGAGCGGGGACCCTGAGGGTCACCCGGGCGCCGCCGCCGGCGGCGTTCTCCACGGCCACGGTCCCGCCGTGCTCCTCCACGACCCGCTTCACGATGGACAGGCCGAGGCCGGTGCCGCCCTTCCGCCGCGTGAAGAAGGGTTCAAAGGCCCTGGCCAGGCTCTCGGGGTCGAAGCCGGAACCTTCGTCTTCCACCGAGAAGGCCCACCAGTCGTGGCCCTCGTCGCGGAGGTGCCGCCCGCGCACCGACACGGTCCCGTTCGGGGGTGAGTGATGCAGGGCATTCTCGATGAGGTTCCGGAACACCTGGTGCATGCGCCGGGCGTTCAAGGGCAGCACCAGCGCCTCATCCTCCAGGGCCAGCCGCACCTTGCAATCGCGGCTGACCTGCAGGGTCTCGCAGGAGCGGAGGGCATCTTCCAGCAGGGTGCGGACGCGGCAGGGCTCGGGATTGAGCGTCCTCGGCTCGCCGTAGTCCCGGAGGTCGTTCATCAGTCCCTGGATGCGGTCGGAGCTCTCGCGCAGGGCCAGGAGGAAGGGACGGTAGCGGGGTTCCTCGCCGAAGGTGGCCTCCAGGGCGTCGAGGTTGATGGAGATGCCGTAGACCGGATTGCGGATCTCGTGGACCACGCCCCCCACCAGGGCCCGCAGGGACTCTTCGGCGCGGCGCCGCTCCGTAATGTCCGTGCACATGCCCGCCATCCGGGCCGGCCGGCCATCGCCGCGCCAGGCGACCACCTTGCCCGCGTCGAAGACCCAGAGCCAGTCGCCGGACTGCGTGCGAAGCCGGTATTCCGCCTGGAGGCCCGGAAGCCGGCCCTCCAGGTGGGCGTTCAGGGCGGCTTCGGTCTGCAGGCGGTCCTCGGGATGGATGAGGTCGAAGCCCGCCTGCAGGGTGGAGGCGATGGCCCCCGGCTCGTAGCCCAGCATCCCGAACCAGCGCGGGCTGCGGTAGATGTTCCCGGTTTCCAGGTCCAGATCCCAGAGGCCCTGCTGGGTGCCGTCCAGGGCATGGTTCAGCCGCTCCTCGCTGGCCCGCAGCTCCGCCTGGGCCACCTTGAGGGCGGTGATGTCGCGGGAGATCCCGGCGATGCGGTGGATGCGCCCCCACTTGTTCCGGACGGGGGTCAGGATGGTCTGGAAGGTGCGGACCTCCCGGGCGATGGGGTGCTCCTCCTCGAACTGGAGAGGCGTGCCGCCCTGGAGGACCCGCTGGAAGTGGGCGATGAGCTGGGCGGCGCTGCTGCTGGTGAGGCAGGACTCCGGCGAGCGGCCGGCGAAATCGGGATTGAGGAAACTGCCCGAGGCGTGGAGCGGCGGGTTCACGGTCTCGAAGGTCATCTCCCCCTGCTCGGAAATGCCCACGACGTAGATCCAGTCGTACAGGTTCTGGAAGAGCCCGTCGAACCGGTAGGGATCCTCTCCCCGGGCCGGACCTGAACCGCTCTGGGCTTGGCCCCTTGGCCCCATCAACCTCGCCCTGCCGCGGCGGAGCGCTTCGGGGGCCTGGGCGGCGGTCACATAGATTTCGTGGAAGCCCTCCCGCAGCATGGCCTCACCGATGACTGGATCGCCCTTGGGAATCCGCACCAGGGTGGGAAGGTCGGGATGATGGGTCCGGAAGGTCCGGATCCGGATGTGCCAGGCCTCCGTCGCCGAAGGCCCCCAGAGCAGCAGCGCATCGCCAGGGCCGCAGACGAACGAGTCCAGCTCCGCTTCGGACCAGCCGCTGATGTCAATGCAGTTCGGGACAGGTTCCCCAACCGCCCTGAAGGCCCGGCCAAGGGCCCGCCGCACAGCCGCAGGCACGCCCACCGTCAGCAGCTGGAAGGAGGTGGGGGCTGGACTTGAAGGGCTTTCCATCTCAATGACCTCGTACTCCAACCGATCATCGCATCATCTTTGCGGCAGCGGGGTGGACGCCCAAGGCGCCTTCTCCTGCGCTCATGGATCCATACCAAGCGAGAACGAGCTGTTGAGGCTTACTCCTCAAAACAATTTTATGAATCGATAAATAGAACACAGTGGAGGCAAAATAGGAGAAAATCACACGTAAATCAGGCAACAACATTTATCGTGGTAACCATAAAGCTCGTCTGGCTTCTATTTGTTTTCATGTTGATTTTACTTTTATGATCGATATTGTTTCGTTATTCGTAAATTATAATAATTTATTTCACGAGTAACTGCTTAAAGTTCTATGAGGTATCCTTACTATTTTTTGGGGATGAGCATGTGTACGCATCCTGGAGTGGATGCTGGTTTGTGGGACTAAAGCGGATTTCATCGACCTGACTCCAAAAACAAAACGCCCGGCGGATGCCGGGCGTCTGAGGCGGATGAAGCGGGCGATCAACCGGCGCCACCACTCGTGGTGGCGGGACGGTAGGTGAGGCTGGCCTTGATGAAGTCGCGGTTCATGCGCGCGATGTTTTCCATCTTGATGCCCTTGGGGCAGGCGGCCTCGCACTCGCCGTGGTTGGTGCAGGTGCCGAACTGCTCGGCATCCATCTGGGCGACCATGTCGCGGACGCGGATGTAGCGCTCGGGCTGGCCCTGGGGCAGCAGGCCCAGGTGGGTGACCTTGGCGGACAGGAACAGCATGGCGCTGGCGTTGGGGCAGGCGGCCACGCAGGCGCCGCACCCGATGCAGGCGGCGGCGTCCATGGAGAGCTCGGCCTTCTCCTTGGGGATCGGCAGGGCGTTGGCGTCCTGGGGCGAACCCGTGGGCACGCTGATGAAGCCACCGGCGGCGATGATGCGGTCGAAGGCGCCGCGGTCCACCATCAGATCCTTGATGACCGGGAAGGCTTCGGCGCGCCAGGGCTCGATGGTGACGCTATCGCCGTCCTTGAAGCTGCGCATGTGCAGCTGGCAGGTGGTGGTGCGCTCGCGGGGGCCGTGGGGGCGTCCGTTGATCACCATGCTGCAGGTCCCGCAGATGCCCTCGCGGCAGTCGTGGTCGAAGGTGATGGGCTCCTCGCCCTTGCGGATGAGGCCCTCGTTCACGATGTCGAGCATCTCCAGGAAGGACATGTCGGGGCTGATGTTCTCGGCGGGGTACTCGACGAACTTTCCGTCGCACTTGGCGTTCTTCTGCCGCCACACATGGAGGGTGAGATTGAGGTGCTTGGACATGGCTCAGTTCCTCACTTGTAGCTGCGGGTCGCGAGGTGGACATTGTCGAAGGTGAGCTGCTCGGTGTGGCGCACCGGAGCCTGGCCTTCGCCCTTGTACTCCCAGGCGGCCACATGGGCGAAGTTCTCATCGTCGCGCAGGGCTTCTCCCTCCGCCGTCTGCCATTCCTCGCGGAAGTGGCCGCCGCAGGACTCGCGGCGCTGGAGGGCATCCAGGCACATCAGCTCGCCGATCTCCAGGAAGTCGGCCACGCGGCCGGCCGTCTCGAGGGACTGGTTCAGGTCGTTGCCGCTGCCGGGGATGCAGAGGTTCTTCCAGAACTCCTCGCGGATCTGCGGAATGAGCTCAAGGGCCTTCTTGAGTCCGGCCTCATTGCGGCCCATGCCGCACATCTCCCACATGACCTTGCCCAGTTCGCGATGGAAGTGGTCCGGGGTCTCCTTCCCGCCGATGGACATGAGCTGGCTCATCCGCTCCGAAACGGATTGCTCTGCGGACTTCACGGCCGGATCGTCAGCCTTGATGCGGGTGCCGGGCTTGATGCCCGCCAGGTAGCCACCGATGGTGTAGGGGATCACGAAGTAGCCGTCGGCCAGACCCTGCATGAGCGCCGAGGCGCCCAGGCGGTTGGCGCCGTGATCGGAGAAGTTCGCTTCGCCGAGGACGAAGAGGCCGGGGATGGTGCTCATGAGGTTGTAGTCCACCCACAGGCCGCCCATGGTGTAGTGGCTGGCCGGGAAGATGCGCATGGGCGTCTTGTAGGGGTTCTCGTCCGTGATGCGCTCATACATCTCGAAGAGGTTGCCGTACTTCTCCTCGATCTTGGCGGCGCCCAGGCGGTTGATGGCGTCGCTGAAGTCCAGGTAGACGCCGAGCCGGGTGGGTCCGACGCCCCGGCCCTCGTCGCAAACCTGCTTGGCGGCGCGGCTGGAGACATCGCGGGGAGCAAGATTGCCGTAGGAGGGGTACTTGCGCTCCAGGTAGTAGTCCCGGTCCTCTTCGGGGATCTGGCTGGCGGGCTTGCCGCAGTCCTCCTTGCGCTTGGGCACCCAGATGCGGCCGTCGTTGCGCAGCGACTCGGACATGAGCGTGAGCTTGCTCTGGTGATCGCCGGTGACGGGGATGCAGGTGGGGTGGATCTGGGTGAAGCAGGGGTTGGCGAAAGCCGCCCCCTTCTTGTAGGCGCGCCAGATGGCGGTGCCGTTGCAGCCCTTGGCGTTGGTGGACAGGTAGAAGACATTGCCGTAGCCGCCGGTGGCGAGGCAGACCGCGTCCGCCACATGGGACTCGACCGCTCCGGTCACCATGTCCCGGGTGATGATCCCCTTGGCCACGCCGTCCACCACGATCAGCTCCAGCATCTCGTGGCGCGGGAACATCTTCACCTTGCCGAGGCCGATCTGGCGTTCCAGGGCCTGGTAGGCGCCGATGAGCAGCTGCTGGCCGGTCTGCCCGCGGGCATAGAAGGTGCGGCTCACCTGGGCGCCGCCGAAGGAGCGGTTGTCGAGCAGTCCGCCGTATTCCCGGGCGAAGGGTACGCCCTGGCCCACGCACTGGTCGATGATGTTGTTGCTCACCTCGGCCAGGCGATGCACATTGGCTTCGCGGGCGCGGAAGTCGCCGCCCTTGACCGTGTCGTAGAACAGGCGGTAGACGCTGTCGCCGTCGTTCTGGTAGTTCTTGGCGGCGTTGATGCCGCCCTGGGCCGCGATGGAGTGGGCCCGACGGGGGCTGTCCTGGTAGCAGAAGCATTCGACTTCGTAGCCGAGCTCGGCGAGGGAGGCGGCGGCGGCGCCACCGGCGAGGCCGGAGCCCACCACGAGCACCTTGTACTTGCGCTTGTTGGCCGGGTTCACGAGCTTGAGATCAAAGCGGTGCTTCTCCCACTTCTTGTCGATCGGGCCGTCTGGGATTCGGGCATTGAGTTCCATGGAGCGCTCCCTGGGATCAGTGGATGAAGCCGGTCAGGACGGCGATGGGATAGGAGATGTTCACGCCCACGACGAGGACGGTCAGGCCGGTGGCGAAGTTCCGCCGGAGGCCGTCGTAGCGGGGATGCGCCAGGCCCAGCGACTGGGTGAAGCTCCAGACGCCGTGCCACATGTGGAGGCCGAGGCAGAGCTGGGCCACGATGTAGAAGCCAGCGGCCGCCGGAACCTTGAACCCGTTCACGAAGTTGGCGTAGGGGTTCGCGTGATCGAAGTTGGGATGGACGGTGCCGGTGGTGAGGTGGAGCAGATGGTAGACGATGAACGCAGCGAGGATGAAGCCGCTCCAGCGCATGGTGCGCGAGGCCCAGGTGGAGGCCTGCGTGTGCTGGTTGCGGTAGCCCAGGGGGCGGGCGGCGCGGTTGTCGAGGGTGAGGGTCACGGCGGCCCAGATGTGCAGGCCGACCGCGCTGAGCAGCACCGCCCGGAACACCCAGATGCCCATGCCGTGGATCATCGTGTGCAGGAACTCGGCGTAGTGGTTCATCGCCGTGGCCCCCATGTAGGAGGTCAGGTTCCCCAGCATGTGGACGGTGACGAATCCGAAGAGGAGGACGCCGGTGACGGCCATCAGGACCTTGCGTCCGACCGAGGACGCCATGAAACCGCGGCCGCGCGCTTCCGCGCCCGCGATGCTCTGTTCAGCAACGGACATAGGGGACTCCTTGTGAAATCGGGGAGGTGGGTCCGGGCGCCCGCAGCTGACGGCGGGGCCCGCTTTCAATGACGGGGCCATATCTGACCCAAGTATCCTCGGAGGCGTCTCGAATCCCAAGCCCTAAAGGAGCCTCCCAGGTTCCAGGGGGCTGGCCGCTGGGGTCCGGCGGAAAGGCTGTTCCAAGAGCAATCCATCACACCCGGGCGGCCCGCTCTTGCAGTCGGAGCCTGTTCCCAGCTATCTTTGGTCACGATCTAGAGATGATCAAGCGTGGTTTGCCTCCGGGTGGGGGCTCAGGCCGCATCAAGGCCAGCCATCGAGAGCCGTATGACTTCCATCACTAATTCGAGTGCCCGACTGACCCTTTCTTGAGTCCATATGGAGGAAACCATGGAGACGATGAAACGCGTGCTTGGCGCCCTGGCGTCAACCCGGATCTTTAGGGGGGGGCTGACCGCGCTCTTCCTGCTTCTTCTCGCGCCCCCGGCCTTCGCCGGCGGCGAGGCCGAGCTGAAGATCCCCGCCCTGCAGGGCAGCTTCATGGGCATGACGGGCCACCACCTGCTGCTGATCGGGCTCTTCATCTGCCTGCTCGGCATCGGCTTCGGTCTCGTGCAGTACGCCCAGATCCGGGACCTGCCCGTGCACAAGTCCATGCTGGAGATCTCCGAGCTGATCTACGAGACCTGCAAGACCTACCTTGTCACGCAGATCAAGTTCATCTCGGTCCTCTGGGCCTTCATCGCGGTCATCATGGTCGCCTACTTCAAGTACCTATCCCATACGCCCATGGGCTGGGGCCAGGTGATCGTGGTCCTGCTCTTCTCGATCATCGGCATCCTTGGTTCCGTGGCCGTGGCCTGGTTCGGCATCCGCATCAACACCTTCGCCAATTCGCGCACGGCCTTCGCCAGCCTGGGCGGCAAGCCCTACCCGACCATGGAGATTCCCCTGAAGGCGGGCATGTCCATCGGCATGCTGCTCATCTCGGTCGAGCTGCTGCTCATGCTGGCGATCCTGCTGTTCATTCCCGGTGACGCCGCCGGCCCCTGCTTCATCGGGTTTGCCATTGGCGAGTCCCTGGGCGCCGCCGCCCTCCGCATCGCGGGCGGCATCTTCACCAAGATCGCCGACATCGGCTCCGACCTGATGAAGATCGTCTTCAAGATCAAGGAAGACGATGCCCGCAACCCCGGCGTCATCGCCGACTGCGTGGGCGACAACGCCGGCGATTCCGTCGGTCCCACGGCGGACGGCTTCGAAACCTACGGTGTGACGGGCGTGGCCCTGATCACCTTCATTCTGCTGGCGGTCAATCCCCAGACCGCCGGGGCCAACTACCAGGCCATCCAGGTGGCGCTGCTCGTGTGGATCTTTGTCATGCGCGTGGGCATGGTCTTGACTTCTGCGGCCTCCTACTGGATCAACGGCCTCTGGTCCAAGGCCAAGTTCGGCGCCCTGGGCAAATTCGATTTCGAGACCCCCCTGACCACGCTGGTCTGGCTGACCTCGATCCTCTCGATCGTCATTACCTATGTCCTCTCTTACCTCCTCATCGGCAACCTGCCCGGCCACCTCTGGTGCAAGCTCTCGACCATCATCACTTGCGGCACCTTGGCTGGCGCCCTGATCCCTGAACTTGTGAAGTCCTTTACCTCCACCAACTCCGGCCATGTCC harbors:
- a CDS encoding sigma-54-dependent transcriptional regulator; its protein translation is MAKPKILIIEDDPAVRHGMTAFLRANEMDVDESDTCQKATELFRGGGYDVVVADYSLPDGTSLDLLPQFKRLSEDTPFIILTAHGSIDLAVRAIKEGAEQFLTKPVESKTLLVLVKRLLQQQRLRKRQEVASREQPGPMNPFQGVSASIRRLEEQARLMIEWDSPVLILGETGSGKGVLARWIHAQGPRREETFVNLNCAGLTRELLESELFGHERGAFTGAVAAKPGLLEVGHRGIVFLDEIGDMDPAIQPKLLKALEEKTFRRLGDVRDRQVDIRLIASTNLDLEEMVRAKKFRDDLYYRVSTLTLRIPPLRERAEDIPVLAMTILRSVCSRMGRPEVQFSARALEALKEYAWPGNIRELANVLERAMILQKGECLEAADLGLGGRRPSHVATEAGLVTLKEMERLHIEKVLQRSGGNVTDAAQILGLARRTLYDRLKALGIATGKD
- a CDS encoding ATP-binding protein, which codes for MESPSSPAPTSFQLLTVGVPAAVRRALGRAFRAVGEPVPNCIDISGWSEAELDSFVCGPGDALLLWGPSATEAWHIRIRTFRTHHPDLPTLVRIPKGDPVIGEAMLREGFHEIYVTAAQAPEALRRGRARLMGPRGQAQSGSGPARGEDPYRFDGLFQNLYDWIYVVGISEQGEMTFETVNPPLHASGSFLNPDFAGRSPESCLTSSSAAQLIAHFQRVLQGGTPLQFEEEHPIAREVRTFQTILTPVRNKWGRIHRIAGISRDITALKVAQAELRASEERLNHALDGTQQGLWDLDLETGNIYRSPRWFGMLGYEPGAIASTLQAGFDLIHPEDRLQTEAALNAHLEGRLPGLQAEYRLRTQSGDWLWVFDAGKVVAWRGDGRPARMAGMCTDITERRRAEESLRALVGGVVHEIRNPVYGISINLDALEATFGEEPRYRPFLLALRESSDRIQGLMNDLRDYGEPRTLNPEPCRVRTLLEDALRSCETLQVSRDCKVRLALEDEALVLPLNARRMHQVFRNLIENALHHSPPNGTVSVRGRHLRDEGHDWWAFSVEDEGSGFDPESLARAFEPFFTRRKGGTGLGLSIVKRVVEEHGGTVAVENAAGGGARVTLRVPAPRRRMELIGEPRG
- a CDS encoding succinate dehydrogenase/fumarate reductase iron-sulfur subunit, which translates into the protein MSKHLNLTLHVWRQKNAKCDGKFVEYPAENISPDMSFLEMLDIVNEGLIRKGEEPITFDHDCREGICGTCSMVINGRPHGPRERTTTCQLHMRSFKDGDSVTIEPWRAEAFPVIKDLMVDRGAFDRIIAAGGFISVPTGSPQDANALPIPKEKAELSMDAAACIGCGACVAACPNASAMLFLSAKVTHLGLLPQGQPERYIRVRDMVAQMDAEQFGTCTNHGECEAACPKGIKMENIARMNRDFIKASLTYRPATTSGGAG
- a CDS encoding fumarate reductase/succinate dehydrogenase flavoprotein subunit; translated protein: MELNARIPDGPIDKKWEKHRFDLKLVNPANKRKYKVLVVGSGLAGGAAAASLAELGYEVECFCYQDSPRRAHSIAAQGGINAAKNYQNDGDSVYRLFYDTVKGGDFRAREANVHRLAEVSNNIIDQCVGQGVPFAREYGGLLDNRSFGGAQVSRTFYARGQTGQQLLIGAYQALERQIGLGKVKMFPRHEMLELIVVDGVAKGIITRDMVTGAVESHVADAVCLATGGYGNVFYLSTNAKGCNGTAIWRAYKKGAAFANPCFTQIHPTCIPVTGDHQSKLTLMSESLRNDGRIWVPKRKEDCGKPASQIPEEDRDYYLERKYPSYGNLAPRDVSSRAAKQVCDEGRGVGPTRLGVYLDFSDAINRLGAAKIEEKYGNLFEMYERITDENPYKTPMRIFPASHYTMGGLWVDYNLMSTIPGLFVLGEANFSDHGANRLGASALMQGLADGYFVIPYTIGGYLAGIKPGTRIKADDPAVKSAEQSVSERMSQLMSIGGKETPDHFHRELGKVMWEMCGMGRNEAGLKKALELIPQIREEFWKNLCIPGSGNDLNQSLETAGRVADFLEIGELMCLDALQRRESCGGHFREEWQTAEGEALRDDENFAHVAAWEYKGEGQAPVRHTEQLTFDNVHLATRSYK
- a CDS encoding succinate dehydrogenase cytochrome b subunit, which translates into the protein MSVAEQSIAGAEARGRGFMASSVGRKVLMAVTGVLLFGFVTVHMLGNLTSYMGATAMNHYAEFLHTMIHGMGIWVFRAVLLSAVGLHIWAAVTLTLDNRAARPLGYRNQHTQASTWASRTMRWSGFILAAFIVYHLLHLTTGTVHPNFDHANPYANFVNGFKVPAAAGFYIVAQLCLGLHMWHGVWSFTQSLGLAHPRYDGLRRNFATGLTVLVVGVNISYPIAVLTGFIH
- a CDS encoding sodium-translocating pyrophosphatase, whose product is METMKRVLGALASTRIFRGGLTALFLLLLAPPAFAGGEAELKIPALQGSFMGMTGHHLLLIGLFICLLGIGFGLVQYAQIRDLPVHKSMLEISELIYETCKTYLVTQIKFISVLWAFIAVIMVAYFKYLSHTPMGWGQVIVVLLFSIIGILGSVAVAWFGIRINTFANSRTAFASLGGKPYPTMEIPLKAGMSIGMLLISVELLLMLAILLFIPGDAAGPCFIGFAIGESLGAAALRIAGGIFTKIADIGSDLMKIVFKIKEDDARNPGVIADCVGDNAGDSVGPTADGFETYGVTGVALITFILLAVNPQTAGANYQAIQVALLVWIFVMRVGMVLTSAASYWINGLWSKAKFGALGKFDFETPLTTLVWLTSILSIVITYVLSYLLIGNLPGHLWCKLSTIITCGTLAGALIPELVKSFTSTNSGHVREVVTASKEGGASLNIISGLVAGYFSAYWMGLTIVALMGAAYYVSTFGLGDFMAAPAIFSFGLVAFGFLGMGPVTIAVDSYGPVTDNAQSVYELSTIETIPGIEAEIQKDFGFKPDFENGKMYLEENDGAGNTFKATAKPVLIGTAVVGATTLIFSIIQLLNGKFGVPKVVEGLSIINPLFLLGIITGGAIIFWFSGAACQAVATGAYRAVEFIKQNINLDSGATKASVEDSKKVVEICTQYAQKGMFNIFLAVFFSTLAFACLNHFFFIGYLISIAVFGLYQAIFMANAGGAWDNAKKLVETELKAKGTPLHDACVVGDTVGDPFKDTSSVALNPVIKFTTLFGLLAVELAIELNPAVAHAWSLVFFLVSTVFVWRSFYGMRIPTLEEK